The Raphanus sativus cultivar WK10039 chromosome 2, ASM80110v3, whole genome shotgun sequence genome includes a region encoding these proteins:
- the LOC108829502 gene encoding uncharacterized protein LOC108829502, with protein sequence MQGAEDHRIDLAELKLHIVKKIGVERSRRYFYYLGRFLSQKLTKSEFDKSCQRLLGRENLPLHNKLIHSILRNASLAKSPPHRTKSLVLGKEDGPEQTGGSLIPNHNRNDPVLSNGVLHKARSGTARDRPSPLGPNGKVGSLLHHQTLCSRENGNFGPSAYHRPGLYSDERGGAFPCPAERLSIPDKGKVTAQVSRDDDKAQEEQGRLVLSKSPVMAPLGIPFGGTRRTVPASTRADFISCYDSGGLSETEMLRKRMENIAVAQGLGGVSPECSTMLNSMLDVYLKKLIKSCFDLSGARSIPGNQSSDKLQSRDKTVNGVWPSNGLQMQTINQPYGLTQEQHPVSLLDFRVAMELNPHQLGEDWPLLREKISMRSFEEGEGV encoded by the coding sequence atGCAAGGTGCTGAAGATCACAGGATTGATCTGGCTGAGCTGAAACTGCATATTGTGAAGAAGATTGGGGTTGAAAGATCTAGAAGGTATTTTTATTACTTGGGTAGGTTTCTGAGTCAGAAGCTTACTAAGAGTGAGTTTGATAAGTCATGTCAACGTCTTTTGGGGAGGGAGAATCTTCCTCTACACAACAAGTTGATTCACTCCATCTTGAGAAATGCATCTCTTGCTAAATCCCCACCGCACAGAACCAAATCTTTGGTGCTTGGGAAAGAAGATGGACCTGAACAAACCGGCGGATCTCTCATCCCTAACCATAATAGGAATGACCCGGTTTTGTCAAATGGGGTGTTACACAAGGCTCGGTCTGGGACAGCTAGAGATAGGCCTAGTCCACTTGGGCCAAACGGAAAGGTTGGTAGTCTGCTGCATCATCAGACACTTTGTAGTAGAGAGAACGGGAACTTTGGTCCTTCTGCTTATCATAGGCCAGGTCTGTATTCTGATGAAAGAGGCGGTGCGTTTCCTTGTCCTGCTGAAAGACTGAGTATACCGGATAAAGGCAAAGTCACAGCTCAAGTTAGCAGAGATGATGACAAGGCTCAAGAGGAGCAAGGTAGATTGGTTCTTTCCAAGAGTCCTGTAATGGCACCTCTAGGGATTCCATTCGGTGGGACCCGCAGAACAGTTCCAGCTTCGACCAGGGCTGACTTCATTAGTTGCTATGACAGTGGTGGACTATCAGAGACAGAGATGCTGAGAAAGAGGATGGAGAACATTGCAGTAGCACAGGGTCTTGGAGGGGTTTCACCGGAGTGTTCTACTATGTTAAATAGCATGTTGGACGTGTACCTGAAGAAACTGATCAAGTCATGCTTTGATTTGTCTGGAGCTCGGTCTATACCTGGAAACCAAAGTTCAGACAAACTGCAGAGCCGAGACAAGACTGTAAATGGGGTGTGGCCGAGTAATGGTTTGCAGATGCAAACTATCAACCAACCTTATGGCTTAACGCAAGAACAGCATCCGGTGTCTTTGCTTGACTTTAGAGTTGCAATGGAGCTAAATCCACATCAACTTGGCGAAGACTGGCCATTGCTTCGGGAGAAAATTTCTATGCGTTCATTTGAAGAAGGGGAAGGGGTGTGA
- the LOC108828392 gene encoding uncharacterized protein LOC108828392, with protein MAFRGNEMMKKLVKKVGAETLTPELKEKLKACVPDSKVVMGRAKRGLYAGRHIQYGNRVSEDGGNKSRRCWKPNVQEKRLFSYIFDRHIKVKVTTHALRCIDKAGGIDEYLLKTPYQKMDTEMGLFWKTKVEQRYAELGQMEVAFFTPEDEAKFEQGFKDLNIAKKEARREARKEARRKMYGGEDKGEEEASVEGGGGSESHQDDHGWLEASA; from the exons ATGGCGTTCAGAGGGAAcgagatgatgaagaagctaGTGAAGAAGGTCGGAGCGGAGACTCTGACGCCGGAGCTGAAAGAGAAGCTCAAGGCCTGCGTTCCCGATTCAAAAGTCGTGATGGGGAGAGCCAAACGCGGTCTCTACGCCGGCCGCCATATCCAGTACGGAAACCGCGTCAGTGAAGACGGTGGCAACAA GTCAAGAAGGTGTTGGAAACCGAACGTACAGGAGAAGCGATTGTTCAGCTACATATTCGACCGTCACATTAAAGTCAAAGTCACAACGCACGCTCTCCGCTGCATCGACAAAGCAGGAGGGATAGACGAGTACTTGCTGAAAACACCCTACCAGAAGATGGACACTGAGATGGGTCTTTTCTGGAAAACCAAAGTGGAGCAGAGATACGCTGAGCTAGGTCAGATGGAAGTAGCCTTCTTCACTCCTGAGGATGAGGCCAAGTTCGAGCAAGGGTTCAAGGATTTGAATATTGCTAAGAAAGAGGCTCGTAGGGAAGCTCGTAAGGAAGCTAGGAGAAAGATGTATGGAGGAGAAGACAAGGGTGAGGAAGAAGCTTCTGTTGAAGGTGGAGGAGGGTCAGAGTCGCACCAGGATGATCATGGATGGTTAGAAGCTAGTGCTTAA